A single region of the Acinetobacter sp. WCHA45 genome encodes:
- a CDS encoding DUF2071 domain-containing protein: MNRHRLKWSSPWSTLRFFAPILNCRFVLQLRRMMMRILPFMRLQSQVSNVVYLSWLVDAEQVRQRYPDPVVLWEKQGKTIFTILTYQHQHFGFTFLGKLRQLMPSPRQSNWRFYLNESKPKTVIFEQVIVDQALYAIGGRLASDVMPAQCAPNFQHQRDENTIHTRIRMDEDYSFSSDIHITMQKRLPEAWQSLFSSWEEAVQFLVDQDHAWAEWVDQPTRMSQGDINMPVQFQQIQAAEIDKLQAPQLLQQFGLDDDAAVFTFVIPKLDFYVVGEKVLPESQ, encoded by the coding sequence ATGAATAGACACCGTTTAAAGTGGTCCTCGCCATGGTCTACATTGCGATTTTTCGCGCCGATATTAAATTGTCGTTTTGTTTTGCAACTCCGTCGTATGATGATGCGCATACTTCCTTTTATGCGTTTACAAAGTCAGGTGAGCAATGTGGTTTATTTGTCTTGGTTGGTGGATGCTGAGCAAGTTCGCCAGCGTTATCCAGATCCTGTTGTGTTGTGGGAAAAGCAGGGCAAAACTATCTTTACTATTTTAACTTATCAGCACCAGCATTTTGGCTTTACTTTTCTTGGAAAACTACGCCAGCTAATGCCTTCACCTCGGCAAAGTAATTGGCGCTTTTATTTAAATGAATCAAAGCCCAAGACCGTAATCTTTGAACAAGTGATCGTTGATCAAGCTTTGTATGCGATCGGTGGTCGCCTCGCCAGTGATGTGATGCCTGCGCAATGTGCGCCAAATTTTCAGCATCAACGAGATGAAAACACGATTCATACTCGTATTCGCATGGATGAAGATTATTCTTTTAGTAGTGATATACACATCACCATGCAGAAACGTTTACCTGAGGCTTGGCAAAGTTTATTTTCCTCATGGGAGGAGGCCGTTCAATTTTTGGTAGATCAAGATCATGCGTGGGCTGAATGGGTTGACCAACCGACTCGGATGTCGCAAGGGGATATCAACATGCCTGTGCAATTTCAACAAATTCAGGCTGCTGAGATCGATAAATTACAGGCTCCTCAATTGTTGCAACAATTTGGTTTAGATGATGATGCCGCAGTTTTCACTTTTGTGATTCCTAAACTGGATTTTTATGTGGTGGGAGAAAAAGTATTGCCAGAATCTCAATAA
- a CDS encoding HopJ type III effector protein yields MAQSLLAQLKDGSAKFADVLAFIEARYQHTPTAFQNGAQSNAETENQGSAKVLSFAQIEGLNQAETLSLFAEHYASVLATPEATDHQNIRQFMQNGWDGVKFEGKALTAK; encoded by the coding sequence ATGGCTCAAAGCTTATTGGCACAACTTAAAGATGGTTCAGCAAAGTTTGCAGACGTATTGGCATTTATTGAAGCGCGTTATCAACATACGCCAACAGCCTTTCAAAATGGCGCACAATCAAATGCTGAAACCGAAAACCAAGGCAGCGCAAAAGTACTCAGCTTTGCGCAAATCGAAGGCTTAAATCAAGCGGAGACGCTCAGTTTATTTGCGGAACATTATGCATCTGTATTGGCGACACCTGAAGCAACAGATCATCAAAATATCCGTCAGTTTATGCAAAATGGCTGGGATGGTGTGAAGTTTGAAGGTAAAGCACTGACTGCAAAATAA
- a CDS encoding flavin reductase family protein: protein MIFETSELDANQIYRLLVGGITPRPIAWISTISAGGVANIAPYSFFNVASCNPPILWYSQVNPRDGQDKDTLRNLIETQQCAIHIVNSQLLEQMNLSCALLPPEQSEFDFAEIESEPSHAVAALAVKYASVRYECQLREVIQLSSLAFGGTVVLLDVKSIYVDDRLWDGQMIDQQQLDSVGKMGGDFYSLTTNLSKLVRPNITIENDDKKGG from the coding sequence ATGATTTTTGAAACCTCTGAGTTAGATGCAAATCAGATCTATCGTTTGTTGGTTGGGGGAATTACGCCTAGACCCATCGCATGGATCAGTACCATTTCTGCGGGTGGCGTAGCCAATATAGCCCCTTATTCATTCTTTAACGTTGCGAGTTGTAATCCTCCTATCCTTTGGTATTCACAAGTCAATCCAAGAGATGGGCAAGATAAAGATACTTTGAGGAATTTAATCGAGACTCAACAATGTGCGATTCATATTGTAAATTCACAACTACTTGAACAGATGAATTTATCTTGTGCTTTATTGCCACCAGAGCAAAGTGAGTTTGATTTTGCTGAGATTGAGTCTGAACCGAGCCATGCGGTCGCAGCCTTGGCAGTAAAATATGCATCAGTGCGTTATGAATGCCAATTAAGAGAGGTGATTCAGCTCAGTAGCTTAGCATTTGGAGGTACAGTCGTATTGCTGGATGTCAAATCGATTTATGTTGATGATCGGTTATGGGATGGGCAGATGATTGATCAACAGCAACTCGATAGTGTTGGGAAAATGGGTGGCGATTTTTATAGTTTAACAACAAATTTATCTAAACTGGTTAGACCCAACATTACAATAGAAAATGATGATAAAAAAGGAGGTTAA
- a CDS encoding TIGR03862 family flavoprotein: MSKRIAIIGAGPAGLMAAEVLSQYNYQIDVFEQKPSAARKFLMAGKTGLNISHAEPVDVFIQRYDRTDWLSPWVKQWDAQWIQNWMQGLGINSYVGSSGRVFPVEMKAAPLLRAWLKRLIQKGVKFHYRHRCVDLSNNQLTIENQTQQFSATYDAIILACGAVSWSQLGSDGAWQQWLSTDEIEPFQASNAGVLKQWSPFMQDCFGQPLKRVDAWVTTERKTHGDIIITHYGFESGVIYKLGRDLRTQLSQKKNLKLHLDLLPDLSIEQLEKKLQGNKKQSLTNLWRKAGLDQVKINLLREIVDKSLWSDAKQMVQQIKHLSISLDGFRPIEEAISCAGGVKQDILSPQLQLKSNPYVFCCGEMLDWDAPTGGYLLTACFATGRAAGQGVQHFLSR, translated from the coding sequence ATGTCTAAACGCATTGCGATTATTGGTGCAGGTCCAGCGGGCTTGATGGCTGCTGAAGTGTTGAGTCAATACAACTATCAAATTGATGTGTTTGAACAAAAACCTTCTGCAGCGCGCAAGTTTTTAATGGCGGGCAAAACAGGTTTAAATATCTCACATGCTGAGCCTGTAGACGTATTTATCCAACGCTATGATCGTACCGATTGGTTGAGCCCTTGGGTGAAACAATGGGATGCTCAGTGGATTCAAAATTGGATGCAAGGTCTTGGGATCAATTCCTATGTCGGCAGTTCAGGGCGTGTGTTTCCAGTAGAAATGAAAGCAGCACCGTTACTTCGTGCTTGGTTAAAGCGATTGATTCAGAAGGGTGTAAAATTCCATTATCGTCATCGTTGTGTGGATTTATCCAACAATCAGCTCACGATAGAGAATCAGACTCAGCAATTTAGTGCAACTTATGATGCGATTATTTTGGCCTGCGGAGCAGTGTCATGGTCACAATTAGGTAGTGATGGCGCGTGGCAGCAATGGCTTTCCACCGATGAAATTGAACCATTTCAGGCTAGCAATGCTGGGGTGCTGAAACAATGGTCGCCGTTTATGCAAGATTGTTTTGGTCAGCCACTCAAACGAGTTGATGCGTGGGTTACAACTGAGCGAAAGACACATGGTGATATCATCATTACGCACTATGGTTTTGAAAGTGGTGTGATTTATAAATTGGGACGTGATTTAAGAACACAGCTGAGCCAAAAGAAAAACCTAAAACTTCACCTAGACTTACTTCCAGACCTCAGTATTGAACAATTAGAAAAGAAATTACAAGGCAATAAGAAGCAGTCTCTTACCAATCTTTGGCGTAAAGCAGGCTTGGATCAGGTCAAAATTAATCTGCTTCGGGAAATCGTTGATAAAAGCTTATGGTCAGATGCCAAGCAAATGGTGCAGCAGATCAAGCATCTCAGTATTTCTTTAGATGGCTTCCGTCCAATCGAAGAAGCGATTAGCTGTGCGGGCGGGGTCAAGCAAGATATTTTATCTCCACAATTGCAATTGAAATCTAATCCTTATGTGTTTTGCTGTGGCGAAATGCTGGACTGGGATGCACCGACAGGTGGATATTTGCTGACGGCTTGTTTTGCCACAGGGCGAGCAGCAGGGCAAGGCGTACAACATTTTTTAAGCAGATAA
- a CDS encoding SAM-dependent methyltransferase: MSIRQFQAQRMQVPRDFIAIPSTPICVEIGAGKGKHALLFTGQNPHTTLYAIERTKEKFLAMQKQHQLQPREYLNPIHADALPWIVHALYPAQVEQFFILYPNPEPHNPAQRWLNMPFFEFLLSRLQPNGSITLASNIPEYIDEAEQQLIELWKLPYEKQKIAVDSARTHFEIKYLERGELCQQLIIRKPEGYTTRFDDFAPLQGQNIQENLDV, from the coding sequence ATGTCGATTCGTCAATTTCAAGCACAACGTATGCAAGTCCCTCGTGATTTTATTGCCATTCCTAGTACACCGATTTGTGTCGAAATTGGTGCTGGAAAAGGCAAACATGCCTTGTTGTTTACGGGGCAAAATCCACACACCACGTTGTATGCGATTGAACGAACCAAAGAAAAATTTCTGGCTATGCAAAAACAGCATCAACTACAACCGCGTGAATATCTCAATCCGATTCATGCCGATGCTTTACCTTGGATTGTGCATGCCCTATATCCTGCACAGGTCGAACAATTTTTTATTCTCTATCCAAATCCAGAACCGCATAATCCTGCACAACGTTGGCTGAATATGCCATTCTTTGAGTTCCTACTTTCTCGTCTTCAGCCCAATGGCTCGATTACGCTCGCAAGCAATATTCCTGAATATATTGATGAAGCTGAACAGCAGTTGATTGAGCTATGGAAACTGCCATATGAAAAGCAGAAAATTGCAGTAGATTCTGCACGTACTCATTTTGAAATTAAGTACTTAGAACGTGGTGAATTGTGCCAACAATTGATCATTCGAAAACCAGAAGGCTATACAACCCGTTTTGATGATTTTGCACCATTGCAAGGGCAGAATATTCAAGAGAACCTTGATGTCTAA
- a CDS encoding DNA gyrase inhibitor YacG: MPRTFPCPRCGQDSTWEGNEFRPFCSERCKLIDLGAWANDEYKLPTQDAPQAGDKRHEDEYED; this comes from the coding sequence ATGCCACGTACATTCCCCTGCCCACGTTGTGGACAAGACAGCACTTGGGAAGGTAATGAATTTCGCCCATTTTGCTCAGAGCGTTGTAAGCTGATTGATTTAGGGGCTTGGGCAAACGATGAATACAAACTGCCTACCCAAGATGCACCTCAGGCAGGCGATAAACGTCATGAAGATGAATACGAGGATTAG
- a CDS encoding MBL fold metallo-hydrolase, translated as MLQVKIVPVTAFAQNCSILWDSESKEAVLIDAGGDAAVLKKEVEALGLTVKALWLTHGHLDHAGAVGELAEAWKIPVIGPHKEDQFWLDMIQEVSARYGFPIPQPVKVDQWLEGGETLKLGEDEFEVRFAPGHTPGHVMFYNQKHGLLWTGDVLFKGSIGRTDFPKGNHQQLLDSIKRECFSLPDETQFISGHGPISTIGYEKQFNPFVASKAG; from the coding sequence ATGCTGCAAGTCAAAATTGTTCCTGTTACCGCATTTGCTCAAAATTGCTCAATTTTATGGGACAGTGAAAGCAAAGAGGCGGTTTTGATTGATGCAGGTGGCGATGCAGCAGTACTAAAGAAAGAAGTTGAGGCTTTGGGTTTAACCGTTAAGGCACTATGGTTGACGCATGGACATCTTGATCATGCTGGTGCTGTAGGAGAATTGGCTGAAGCTTGGAAAATTCCTGTGATTGGTCCACATAAAGAAGACCAATTTTGGTTAGATATGATTCAAGAAGTCTCAGCACGTTATGGTTTCCCAATTCCTCAACCTGTTAAAGTCGATCAGTGGTTAGAAGGTGGTGAAACCTTAAAACTGGGTGAAGACGAATTCGAGGTGCGTTTTGCACCAGGACATACGCCTGGTCATGTGATGTTTTACAATCAAAAGCATGGTTTGCTTTGGACGGGTGATGTGTTGTTTAAAGGCTCGATAGGACGCACAGATTTTCCAAAAGGAAATCATCAGCAGTTACTCGATTCGATTAAAAGAGAATGCTTTAGCTTACCCGATGAAACTCAGTTTATTTCGGGGCATGGTCCAATCAGCACAATCGGTTACGAGAAACAATTCAACCCATTCGTTGCAAGTAAAGCTGGCTAA
- the hemH gene encoding ferrochelatase — protein MSATPKPKVTVILANLGTPDEATAPAVRRFLKQFLSDTRVIEIPKFIWWVILHAFVLPFRPKRVAQAYASVWSTDSPMREIVLKQTQLIKQRLLDENHQFDLTVVPAMTYGQPSIYAVFEQLEKVPQEHVILLPLFPQYSATSTAPLYDAFARWIPNQRHLPGITMIKDYYQHPLFIQALVDSVLAYQEQHGKPEKLLMSFHGIPQPYADKGDPYADRCRMTAKLVAEALHLNEDEWAISFQSRFGKQEWVKPYTDVLLEQWGQAGVRSVQVLSPAFSADCLETLEELAVENKETFQHAGGGEYAYIPALNTDQAHIDLLASLVQANLDALTHTLAHR, from the coding sequence ATGTCAGCGACACCAAAACCAAAAGTCACTGTGATTTTAGCAAATTTAGGTACGCCCGACGAAGCGACTGCACCAGCAGTACGTCGTTTTTTGAAGCAATTTTTATCTGACACGCGAGTAATTGAAATACCAAAATTTATTTGGTGGGTGATTCTACATGCTTTTGTTCTTCCATTTCGCCCAAAACGGGTTGCTCAAGCGTATGCCTCAGTTTGGTCAACTGACTCACCAATGCGTGAAATTGTTCTCAAACAAACACAATTGATAAAACAGCGTTTGCTGGATGAAAATCATCAATTTGACTTAACGGTTGTGCCTGCCATGACTTATGGCCAACCAAGCATTTATGCAGTATTTGAGCAACTTGAGAAAGTGCCTCAAGAGCATGTGATTTTATTACCATTATTCCCGCAATATTCTGCGACATCGACTGCGCCTTTATATGATGCTTTTGCACGATGGATTCCAAATCAGCGCCATTTGCCTGGAATAACCATGATCAAAGATTATTATCAGCATCCATTATTCATTCAAGCTTTGGTTGATAGTGTGCTTGCTTATCAAGAGCAGCATGGAAAACCTGAAAAATTATTGATGTCATTTCATGGTATTCCTCAGCCTTATGCAGACAAAGGTGATCCTTATGCAGATCGTTGTCGTATGACCGCAAAACTGGTTGCTGAAGCATTGCATTTAAATGAAGATGAATGGGCAATCAGTTTCCAATCTCGTTTTGGTAAACAAGAGTGGGTTAAACCTTATACTGATGTTTTATTGGAACAATGGGGACAAGCAGGGGTTCGATCTGTACAAGTGCTGAGTCCTGCTTTTTCAGCAGATTGTCTGGAAACATTAGAAGAATTGGCAGTTGAAAATAAAGAAACTTTCCAACACGCTGGTGGTGGAGAATATGCTTATATTCCTGCATTAAATACTGACCAAGCACATATAGATTTGCTTGCAAGTCTGGTTCAGGCTAATCTTGATGCTCTTACTCATACCTTAGCTCATCGTTAA
- a CDS encoding DUF4062 domain-containing protein, with translation MQDTRYQVFISTSGNEMQPERAVLTQTLVGMGFFSWGLEQRTPLSTSIARRQIDDCDYVVILLGSQYGEQSVSGVGYMHLEYIYAMTKQKPVIVFMHEDPDSRDLQLQDNKPELKEKFKEFRKQLQHDVDQIFTYRTLRDLELAVRSSMPQMLERYPVVGWVRPQNTQVLQDEIDSLRAKLKQLETEMGSREADPISMLPKVSMHELYSFEYRMHAYQDGNFKDIKTFRKLTWAQLLNVLGSSFVSPTPEEYFSKRMNEYLNETGLEDARKEMPRAHAVSRAQINIRALHEIKMQMRQNEWIVPTGRDDRQRMLWQLTHKAQKLLESNVLDSNRVFQFKTMH, from the coding sequence ATGCAAGATACCCGTTATCAAGTGTTTATTTCTACGTCTGGCAATGAAATGCAACCAGAGCGAGCAGTCTTGACTCAAACTTTGGTTGGGATGGGTTTCTTTTCGTGGGGCTTAGAACAGCGCACACCATTAAGTACCTCTATTGCTCGTCGTCAAATAGATGACTGTGATTACGTCGTAATCTTATTAGGTAGCCAGTATGGCGAACAATCCGTTTCAGGTGTTGGTTACATGCATCTGGAATATATTTACGCCATGACGAAGCAGAAACCTGTGATTGTATTTATGCATGAAGATCCCGACTCGCGTGACTTACAATTGCAAGATAATAAACCTGAATTAAAAGAAAAATTTAAAGAGTTTAGAAAACAGCTACAGCATGATGTTGATCAAATATTTACATACCGTACCTTAAGAGATTTGGAACTAGCTGTTCGTTCGAGCATGCCACAAATGTTAGAGCGTTATCCTGTGGTAGGTTGGGTACGTCCTCAGAACACTCAAGTTTTACAAGATGAGATCGATAGTTTACGCGCCAAACTAAAACAACTCGAAACTGAGATGGGTAGTCGTGAAGCAGATCCAATTTCAATGTTACCTAAGGTTTCAATGCATGAGCTTTATTCTTTTGAATATCGTATGCATGCCTACCAAGATGGTAATTTTAAAGACATCAAAACGTTCCGTAAATTAACATGGGCACAATTGCTCAATGTACTTGGTTCATCTTTTGTTAGTCCAACTCCTGAAGAATATTTTTCAAAACGTATGAATGAATATTTAAATGAAACAGGTTTGGAAGATGCACGTAAAGAGATGCCAAGAGCACACGCCGTTTCAAGAGCACAGATCAATATACGTGCTTTGCATGAGATAAAAATGCAAATGCGTCAGAATGAATGGATTGTACCTACGGGACGTGATGATCGCCAACGTATGTTATGGCAGTTGACGCATAAAGCTCAAAAGCTATTGGAAAGTAATGTCCTAGATAGTAATCGGGTTTTTCAATTTAAAACAATGCATTAA
- the murI gene encoding glutamate racemase: MTVVQPMPLLLDPMPHASADAPIGVFDSGIGGLSIAQEIASHLPNERILYYADTAHVPYGARSDQEIRKLTAQAIEWLYRQGCKIAVVACNTASAFSLDYLRDYYGERFPIVGLVPALKPAVIQTQSKVVAVLATPATFRGQLIKDVMLKFAEPAGVKVLAVTSLKLVPFVESGQQMSQGCLNVLQEILQPVVEQGADFLVLGCTHYPFLKDAIRQVFGEKLKLIDSGQAVARQTAYILIKNRLLCDKISHNITRIECYVSGNNAIELSLVLKHLVPEQITWTIRNLDESTA; the protein is encoded by the coding sequence ATGACAGTTGTTCAACCTATGCCTCTCTTATTGGATCCTATGCCACACGCATCTGCTGATGCGCCAATTGGGGTTTTTGATTCGGGTATTGGTGGATTATCGATTGCACAAGAAATTGCCTCTCATTTACCCAATGAACGCATTCTTTATTATGCAGATACAGCGCATGTTCCCTATGGTGCGCGTTCAGATCAAGAGATTCGCAAGCTTACTGCTCAAGCAATTGAGTGGTTGTATCGACAAGGTTGCAAAATTGCAGTTGTCGCTTGTAACACTGCTTCAGCTTTTAGTTTGGATTATTTGCGAGATTATTATGGTGAGCGTTTTCCAATCGTAGGTTTAGTTCCTGCGTTGAAGCCTGCTGTGATCCAAACCCAATCTAAAGTTGTAGCAGTGTTAGCAACACCAGCAACTTTTCGTGGTCAATTGATTAAAGATGTCATGCTCAAATTTGCTGAACCTGCTGGGGTGAAAGTTCTCGCTGTAACCAGTTTAAAACTGGTACCTTTTGTAGAGTCAGGTCAACAAATGAGTCAAGGTTGTTTGAATGTATTGCAAGAAATTTTACAGCCTGTAGTGGAGCAGGGTGCGGACTTTTTAGTGTTAGGTTGTACCCATTATCCCTTCCTAAAAGATGCGATTCGTCAGGTTTTTGGTGAAAAGTTAAAGTTAATTGACTCTGGGCAAGCGGTTGCACGACAAACAGCATATATTTTAATAAAAAATAGGTTATTATGTGACAAAATAAGTCATAATATTACACGTATTGAATGTTATGTCAGTGGTAATAATGCGATTGAGTTATCATTAGTGCTCAAACATCTAGTACCAGAACAAATAACATGGACGATTCGCAATTTGGATGAAAGTACTGCTTAA
- a CDS encoding DUF1285 domain-containing protein produces MINENDSPQNPLENQGKIMFSDDKNLMNISQYLKDVQQSHKRSIPPLDQWHPKHCGKMDLKVKANGEWWHEGQLIKRQALLDLFTKVLWKEEGKFYLKTPVEQIEIEVEDEPLLINHVDQIEIDGKSYLQVSTTNQDVVIVDETHPIFMREYAGELRPYVHIRFGINALIQRQSFYHLLNYGSLSENAQGEAVLTLKSGDLILHLST; encoded by the coding sequence ATGATAAATGAAAATGATTCTCCACAAAACCCTTTAGAAAATCAGGGAAAAATCATGTTTTCTGATGATAAAAACTTAATGAACATTTCACAATACTTAAAAGATGTACAGCAAAGTCACAAAAGGTCAATTCCACCTTTAGACCAATGGCATCCAAAACATTGTGGCAAAATGGATTTGAAAGTAAAAGCCAATGGTGAATGGTGGCACGAAGGTCAATTGATCAAGCGGCAGGCGCTATTGGATTTGTTTACTAAAGTACTTTGGAAAGAAGAGGGTAAATTTTATCTTAAAACACCTGTAGAGCAGATTGAAATTGAGGTGGAAGATGAGCCTTTATTAATCAATCATGTGGATCAAATTGAAATCGATGGAAAATCTTATTTGCAAGTCTCTACAACCAATCAGGACGTCGTGATTGTGGATGAAACACACCCTATTTTTATGCGTGAATATGCAGGTGAATTACGCCCATATGTACATATACGTTTTGGTATCAATGCTTTAATCCAGAGACAAAGTTTTTATCATCTCTTGAACTATGGTTCTTTGTCTGAAAATGCTCAAGGTGAGGCTGTTTTAACGTTAAAAAGTGGTGATTTGATCTTGCATTTGAGCACCTGA